One genomic segment of uncultured Desulfobacter sp. includes these proteins:
- a CDS encoding spore photoproduct lyase family protein, translating into MIRPIRVFIDKDLDLTQEIEFLISKVKPTPEKVADSRPVYDLINQADDPVGFAKKVLYITTNKGALIRQCPGTSYYTCCDYTILHCGTFCTMDCAYCILQAYFHPPVLQYFAGFDRYTAALEPIFQGDNILRIGTGEYTDSLIWEPVSLMPRFLVEKFAAQDRAVLELKTKTVNIDGLLDLDHNRKTILSWSVNTPEIIASQERDTASLAARLKAAAKAVSNGFRVAFHFDPIFLYPGCESAYEKVVESIFAHVSPKDVVWISIGTFRFMPHLKSIIEARFPDSTIPYGEFITGLDNKMRYFKPLRIAMYQRLAAVFRQLAPDVAVYFCMEDEEVWMKTFGFFPGKPKALAHMLDRAAADRCGLDNRLL; encoded by the coding sequence ATGATTCGTCCAATCCGGGTATTCATAGACAAGGATCTGGATCTGACGCAGGAAATCGAGTTCCTGATTTCAAAAGTCAAACCGACACCGGAAAAGGTTGCTGACTCAAGGCCGGTATATGACCTGATCAACCAGGCTGATGACCCTGTTGGATTTGCCAAAAAAGTGCTTTACATCACCACCAATAAGGGCGCCCTGATCCGCCAATGCCCTGGCACCAGCTATTATACCTGCTGTGATTACACCATCTTACACTGCGGCACCTTTTGTACCATGGACTGCGCCTACTGCATCCTGCAGGCGTATTTTCATCCCCCCGTGCTCCAATATTTTGCAGGCTTTGACCGATACACTGCCGCGCTGGAACCAATTTTTCAAGGGGACAATATTTTACGCATAGGCACCGGCGAATATACTGACTCCCTGATCTGGGAACCTGTCAGCCTGATGCCAAGATTTCTGGTTGAAAAATTTGCAGCCCAGGACCGGGCTGTTCTTGAACTAAAGACAAAAACCGTTAACATAGACGGGCTTCTTGACTTGGACCATAATCGGAAAACCATTCTGTCCTGGTCCGTGAATACCCCTGAAATAATTGCATCACAAGAGCGGGACACAGCAAGTCTTGCCGCACGTCTTAAGGCCGCAGCCAAAGCCGTGTCAAATGGCTTTCGGGTGGCTTTTCATTTTGACCCCATTTTCCTGTATCCTGGATGCGAAAGTGCCTATGAAAAGGTGGTTGAATCTATCTTCGCCCATGTAAGCCCAAAAGATGTTGTATGGATTTCCATTGGTACATTCAGGTTCATGCCCCATCTAAAATCCATTATTGAAGCACGTTTCCCGGATTCAACCATTCCTTATGGTGAATTTATCACCGGGCTTGACAATAAAATGCGTTATTTCAAGCCATTGCGCATCGCCATGTACCAACGCCTTGCAGCCGTGTTCCGGCAGCTTGCTCCCGACGTTGCCGTATATTTCTGTATGGAAGATGAAGAGGTGTGGATGAAAACCTTTGGTTTTTTCCCAGGAAAGCCCAAAGCACTTGCCCATATGCTGGACCGGGCTGCCGCAGACCGTTGCGGACTTGACAACCGCCTGCTTTAG
- the atpD gene encoding F0F1 ATP synthase subunit beta, which yields MDNKNSPSNIGVVVSVHGSVIDIRFDDHLPPIYSLLHAREGKIAIEVLAQLDAHRVRGIALTPTQGLARGMAVEDTGGPLKAPVGKGILSRMFDVFGNAIDREGDVSNVSWRTVHRAPPSLARRSTKSEIFETGIKVIDILMPLERGGKAGLFGGAGVGKTVLLTEMIHNMIGQQEGVSIFCGIGERCREGEELYREMNAAGVLPNMVMIFGQMNEPPGSRFRVGHAALTMAEYFRDDEHRDVLLLIDNVFRFIQAGSEVSGLMGQMPSRLGYQPTMGTELSGLEERIANTDTGAITSIQAVYVPADDFTDPAAVHTFSHLSASIVLSRKRASEGLYPAIDPLQSSSKMATPGIVGDRHYRLAQKIRQTLAQYAELKDVIAMLGLEQLSPEDRNVVARARRLERFLTQPFFTTEQFTGLEGKLVSLEDGLAGCERILDDEFKDYPEKALYMIGAVDEAKKKVNPGSEPKSKPEVEHAADSHES from the coding sequence ATGGACAACAAAAATAGTCCGTCGAACATCGGGGTAGTGGTCTCGGTACATGGTAGTGTTATAGATATACGGTTCGATGACCATTTGCCGCCCATCTACTCGTTACTGCACGCCCGGGAGGGGAAAATTGCCATCGAGGTTTTAGCCCAACTCGACGCCCATCGCGTGCGTGGCATCGCGCTGACCCCCACCCAGGGCCTCGCCCGCGGTATGGCGGTGGAGGACACGGGCGGGCCGTTAAAGGCACCGGTCGGCAAGGGCATTCTATCGCGCATGTTCGATGTGTTCGGCAATGCCATCGACCGGGAAGGGGACGTTTCGAATGTGTCGTGGCGTACCGTCCACCGGGCTCCGCCGTCACTGGCAAGACGTTCCACCAAGTCTGAAATCTTCGAGACGGGGATCAAGGTCATTGATATACTCATGCCGCTGGAGCGCGGCGGCAAGGCAGGACTTTTCGGCGGCGCCGGTGTGGGCAAGACGGTCTTGCTCACCGAAATGATCCATAACATGATCGGCCAGCAGGAAGGCGTCAGCATTTTCTGCGGCATCGGGGAACGGTGTCGGGAAGGCGAGGAGCTTTACCGTGAAATGAATGCAGCCGGCGTGCTGCCGAACATGGTGATGATCTTCGGTCAGATGAACGAGCCGCCGGGCAGCCGGTTCCGCGTGGGCCACGCCGCGCTGACAATGGCCGAGTATTTCCGGGACGACGAGCACCGTGATGTCCTGCTCCTGATCGACAATGTTTTTCGGTTCATCCAGGCCGGATCTGAAGTGTCAGGCCTGATGGGGCAGATGCCGTCGCGTCTGGGCTATCAGCCCACGATGGGCACTGAGTTGTCCGGGTTGGAGGAGCGTATTGCCAACACCGATACCGGGGCCATCACCTCGATTCAGGCGGTGTATGTGCCGGCGGACGACTTCACAGATCCGGCAGCGGTACACACCTTCTCGCATCTTTCCGCGTCGATCGTGCTCTCGCGCAAGCGGGCCAGTGAAGGCCTTTATCCGGCCATAGACCCGTTGCAGTCCAGCTCCAAAATGGCTACGCCGGGCATTGTCGGTGATCGGCATTACCGCCTCGCGCAAAAGATCCGGCAGACCCTCGCCCAATACGCGGAACTCAAGGATGTCATTGCCATGCTCGGCCTGGAGCAGCTTTCGCCCGAAGACCGCAACGTGGTTGCCCGCGCCCGTCGGCTGGAGCGATTTCTCACCCAGCCCTTTTTCACGACCGAACAGTTCACCGGTCTTGAAGGAAAGCTCGTCAGCCTCGAGGACGGGCTAGCCGGGTGTGAGCGAATCCTGGATGATGAATTCAAAGACTACCCGGAAAAAGCGCTCTACATGATCGGGGCCGTGGACGAAGCGAAGAAAAAAGTGAACCCCGGCTCCGAACCAAAATCTAAACCGGAGGTCGAACATGCAGCCGACAGTCATGAATCTTAA
- a CDS encoding F0F1 ATP synthase subunit epsilon, protein MQPTVMNLKVLLPFKIFAEKTFVMRIVAETREGSFGLLPHRRDCVAALVPGILIYETKAQGEVYVAVDEGVLVKTGLDVLISVRNAIDGTDLSQLRDAVEQEFLNLNEREQSVRSVMAKMESGFIRRLAEFHHE, encoded by the coding sequence ATGCAGCCGACAGTCATGAATCTTAAGGTTCTCCTGCCGTTCAAAATTTTTGCCGAGAAAACCTTTGTGATGCGAATCGTTGCGGAGACCCGCGAGGGGTCGTTTGGGCTATTGCCACACCGACGCGACTGCGTTGCAGCGCTTGTGCCCGGGATCCTGATTTATGAAACAAAAGCCCAGGGTGAGGTATACGTGGCCGTGGATGAAGGGGTGCTGGTCAAGACTGGATTGGACGTACTCATTTCCGTGCGTAACGCCATTGACGGGACAGACCTCAGCCAATTGCGCGATGCAGTGGAGCAAGAGTTTTTGAACCTGAACGAACGGGAGCAGAGCGTACGTTCGGTGATGGCAAAAATGGAGAGCGGTTTCATCCGCCGCTTAGCGGAGTTTCATCATGAGTGA
- a CDS encoding AtpZ/AtpI family protein produces the protein MSEKSKNTNQKDRILLGQEIGVKAARKLRAQRHVTRTVWFGLGMMGLIGWSVVVPTLLGAALGIWLDEHYPGGHAWTLALLVVGLAIGCLNAWHWVDKEDKAIREEQEDNDE, from the coding sequence ATGAGTGAAAAATCAAAAAATACAAACCAGAAAGACCGGATCTTGCTCGGTCAAGAGATCGGCGTCAAGGCAGCGCGCAAACTCCGTGCGCAACGTCACGTCACCCGAACCGTCTGGTTTGGCCTGGGCATGATGGGACTGATCGGCTGGTCAGTGGTGGTTCCGACGCTGCTCGGCGCCGCGCTGGGTATCTGGCTGGACGAACACTATCCGGGGGGGCACGCCTGGACGCTGGCTTTACTGGTTGTGGGTCTTGCGATCGGGTGTTTGAATGCGTGGCATTGGGTGGACAAGGAAGACAAGGCAATACGAGAGGAACAGGAGGATAATGATGAATGA
- a CDS encoding ATP synthase subunit I produces MMNDVLSMASAMATGILLGMIFFGGLWWTVRKAFSSKQPALWFLCSLLLRISITLVGFYFVSGGHWERLLVCLLGFFLARLIMTRLTRPSVGHHNASAKEAGHAS; encoded by the coding sequence ATGATGAATGACGTTTTAAGTATGGCATCGGCTATGGCAACGGGCATTTTGCTCGGTATGATATTCTTTGGCGGCCTTTGGTGGACCGTTCGCAAGGCTTTTTCGTCTAAACAGCCGGCGCTTTGGTTCCTATGTAGTCTGCTGCTGCGAATAAGTATTACCCTGGTTGGATTTTATTTTGTTTCCGGCGGTCATTGGGAGCGTCTGCTGGTCTGTCTCCTTGGATTTTTCCTCGCACGCCTTATCATGACGCGGCTCACCAGGCCGTCGGTTGGACATCACAACGCTTCAGCCAAGGAGGCCGGTCATGCATCTTAG
- a CDS encoding F0F1 ATP synthase subunit A codes for MHLSPDAIIFWQHGFFKLNATIVFTWGLMLLLVVGSKVITRRLSTDLKRSRWQNLLEIVVTGIEKQIEEVGLNQPQKYIGFLGTLFLFVAAAALGTVIPGYEPPTGSLSTTAALALCVFVAVPFFGIEEQGMGNYLKSYVKPTFIMLPFNIISELSRTLALAVRLFGNMMSGAMIIGILLTIMPFIFPIIMTALGLLTGMVQAYIFSILAAVYIAAATRARKPKLEPEAKE; via the coding sequence ATGCATCTTAGTCCGGATGCAATCATCTTCTGGCAACACGGGTTTTTCAAACTCAACGCCACCATCGTCTTCACTTGGGGACTGATGCTTTTGCTGGTCGTGGGTTCAAAAGTTATTACGCGCAGACTCTCTACGGATCTGAAACGTTCCCGCTGGCAGAATCTTCTGGAAATCGTTGTCACCGGCATTGAGAAACAAATTGAAGAGGTTGGCTTAAATCAGCCGCAGAAATATATAGGTTTTCTGGGCACGCTTTTTCTGTTTGTTGCCGCAGCCGCCCTGGGCACTGTCATTCCCGGCTACGAACCGCCGACCGGCTCGCTTTCGACCACGGCGGCCCTGGCGCTGTGTGTGTTTGTAGCTGTACCGTTTTTCGGCATCGAGGAGCAAGGGATGGGCAACTACCTCAAGTCCTATGTGAAACCAACGTTCATCATGCTGCCGTTTAATATCATCAGCGAGCTTTCACGCACGCTGGCCCTGGCCGTTCGTCTGTTCGGCAACATGATGAGCGGCGCCATGATTATTGGTATCCTGCTCACGATTATGCCCTTCATCTTTCCGATTATCATGACAGCGCTCGGCCTGCTCACCGGCATGGTGCAGGCCTACATCTTCAGTATCCTGGCCGCGGTCTACATTGCGGCCGCCACGCGTGCCCGTAAACCTAAACTTGAACCCGAGGCAAAAGAGTAA
- a CDS encoding F0F1 ATP synthase subunit C, producing the protein MDNMTIIAVASIVIAGITTGFGTMGPALAEGKAVATALSSLAQQPDASATITRTLFVGLAMIESTAIYCFVVSMILIFANPFWNHVIAQTIGK; encoded by the coding sequence ATGGATAACATGACAATTATCGCGGTGGCATCAATCGTCATCGCCGGCATTACCACCGGATTCGGCACGATGGGGCCTGCACTGGCAGAAGGTAAAGCAGTCGCGACGGCGCTGAGTTCCCTGGCCCAGCAGCCCGATGCATCCGCAACGATCACCCGGACCTTGTTTGTGGGATTAGCAATGATTGAGTCCACAGCCATTTACTGCTTCGTGGTCTCGATGATTCTGATTTTCGCCAACCCGTTCTGGAACCATGTCATCGCCCAAACCATAGGAAAGTGA
- a CDS encoding F0F1 ATP synthase subunit delta — translation MLIDWFTVGAQTLNFLILVWLMKRFLYKPIRHAIDEREKRIAAELSSADKIKVKAQQERDEFKHKNEALDQQRAALLSKATDEAKIEGQRLLDQAHKAADALGVKRTETLRKDADTLSQDIRQRTQQEVFAIARKALTDLATVSLEERMGEVFTRRLREMDGPAKAGLAQALKTAAGPALVRSAFDLPEEQRAAIQNALNETFSAQIHVRFETAPDLISGIELSTNGQKVAWSIADYITSLEMGIDELLKEKNIKES, via the coding sequence ATGTTAATCGATTGGTTTACGGTCGGAGCACAGACGCTTAACTTTCTCATCCTGGTGTGGTTGATGAAGCGCTTTCTTTACAAACCGATTCGCCACGCCATTGATGAGAGAGAGAAGCGGATCGCTGCAGAGCTATCAAGCGCCGACAAAATAAAGGTCAAAGCCCAACAGGAGAGAGACGAGTTCAAACACAAAAATGAAGCGCTCGATCAGCAAAGGGCCGCGCTCTTGAGCAAAGCAACGGACGAGGCCAAAATTGAAGGTCAGCGGCTTCTCGACCAAGCGCACAAGGCGGCTGACGCATTGGGCGTCAAGCGGACGGAAACCTTAAGAAAAGACGCGGACACCTTAAGTCAGGACATCAGGCAGCGCACCCAGCAGGAAGTATTTGCCATTGCGCGAAAGGCGCTGACGGATCTTGCCACGGTGAGTTTGGAAGAACGCATGGGCGAGGTGTTCACCCGCCGTTTGCGTGAAATGGACGGCCCGGCCAAAGCAGGCCTTGCCCAAGCCCTTAAGACTGCGGCCGGCCCCGCACTCGTGCGCAGTGCGTTTGACCTGCCTGAGGAGCAACGCGCGGCTATACAAAATGCGCTCAACGAAACCTTTTCAGCGCAAATCCATGTCCGGTTCGAGACCGCGCCGGACCTGATCAGTGGCATTGAACTCAGCACGAATGGACAAAAAGTGGCGTGGAGCATCGCTGATTATATAACGTCGTTGGAAATGGGTATCGACGAACTTTTGAAAGAAAAAAACATAAAGGAGTCTTAA
- a CDS encoding YqaE/Pmp3 family membrane protein, translating to MKENEKDFFRIILSVIIPPIGVFLQVGLGLQFWINIILTLFGYIPGLIHAIWIITKE from the coding sequence ATGAAAGAAAATGAAAAGGATTTTTTTCGTATAATATTATCGGTGATCATTCCACCGATAGGTGTCTTTTTACAGGTAGGTTTGGGCCTGCAGTTCTGGATAAATATTATATTAACATTATTTGGCTATATTCCGGGTTTAATTCATGCAATCTGGATTATTACAAAAGAATAA
- a CDS encoding alternate F1F0 ATPase, F1 subunit alpha: MEPQSLKTILDSTFAEISQVRQAFTPQLAPHEVGTITSVATGIAKVSGLPGVGFDELVKFPGDVLGIAFNLDPDQIGVVLLGEYWHLHAGDEVQRTGRVMDVAVGDGLLGRVVDPLGRPLDGNGPVASSKRLPVERPAAPIMDRAPVTVPLQTGIKVIDALIPVGRGQRELILGDRQTGKTAIAIDTILNQRGKDVLCVYCAIGQRASAVAKAVATLREKGAMDYTVLVVTEGNDPPGLAYIAPYVATSIAEAFMEAGRDVLIVYDDLTHHARAYRELSLLLRRPPGREAFPGDIFYIHSRLLERATHLCQERGGGSLTALPIIETEAQNISAYIPTNLISITDGQIYLSPSLFELGVLPAVDVGKSVSRVGGKAQRTAYRAVAGDLKLGYAQFEELETFSRFGARLDEDTRKIIEHGRRIRACLKQPEFSPVTVPAQIAVLLALTAELFDQVPLDRMPDAEEALRAAAADIPPKVCERLDTAKKLSDEDNETIIQIARQSLARFQSKAKSESEPEDQTESKPKPESEEES, translated from the coding sequence ATGGAACCTCAAAGTCTAAAGACCATTTTGGACAGCACGTTTGCCGAAATAAGCCAGGTGCGGCAAGCATTCACGCCGCAACTGGCCCCACATGAGGTGGGCACAATCACCAGTGTCGCCACCGGCATTGCCAAGGTGTCGGGTCTTCCCGGCGTGGGGTTTGATGAATTGGTTAAATTTCCGGGGGATGTACTCGGCATTGCGTTCAACCTGGACCCAGATCAGATTGGCGTCGTTCTGCTGGGTGAATACTGGCATCTGCACGCGGGAGATGAAGTCCAGCGCACGGGCCGGGTCATGGACGTGGCTGTGGGCGATGGATTGCTGGGGCGCGTTGTCGACCCGCTCGGTCGGCCACTTGATGGTAACGGGCCGGTGGCCTCAAGCAAGCGCCTGCCCGTCGAACGCCCTGCCGCGCCCATCATGGACCGCGCACCCGTCACGGTGCCGCTCCAAACCGGCATCAAAGTTATCGATGCGCTCATTCCCGTTGGGCGTGGCCAGCGCGAATTGATTCTCGGAGACCGCCAGACGGGCAAGACCGCCATTGCCATCGATACCATCCTGAATCAGCGCGGCAAGGATGTCCTGTGCGTATATTGCGCCATTGGTCAGCGCGCGTCAGCCGTTGCTAAAGCCGTGGCAACCTTGAGGGAAAAGGGGGCCATGGATTACACCGTCCTCGTGGTGACCGAGGGCAACGACCCGCCAGGTCTGGCTTACATTGCGCCCTACGTTGCGACCAGCATCGCAGAGGCCTTCATGGAAGCGGGCCGGGATGTGCTGATCGTTTATGATGACCTCACCCATCACGCCCGGGCCTACCGGGAACTGTCTCTCTTGCTGCGCCGTCCGCCCGGTCGAGAAGCGTTTCCTGGTGACATCTTTTATATCCACTCGCGCTTGCTCGAACGTGCGACGCATTTGTGCCAGGAACGCGGGGGAGGATCACTCACCGCCCTGCCCATCATCGAGACCGAAGCACAGAACATTTCCGCCTATATTCCGACCAACCTGATTTCCATCACGGACGGACAGATCTACCTCTCGCCGTCGCTGTTTGAATTAGGCGTGTTGCCGGCGGTCGATGTCGGCAAATCCGTTTCGCGTGTCGGCGGCAAGGCGCAGCGCACGGCCTACCGAGCTGTGGCCGGCGACCTCAAGCTCGGCTACGCCCAGTTTGAGGAACTCGAAACCTTTTCCCGATTCGGCGCCCGACTTGATGAAGACACCCGAAAGATCATCGAACACGGACGACGGATTCGCGCCTGCCTCAAACAACCGGAGTTTTCCCCGGTGACCGTGCCCGCGCAAATTGCCGTGTTGCTGGCATTGACTGCTGAACTTTTTGACCAGGTGCCGCTTGACCGAATGCCGGACGCCGAGGAGGCCCTGCGCGCAGCAGCGGCGGATATACCGCCAAAGGTGTGCGAGCGACTGGACACTGCCAAAAAATTGAGCGACGAGGATAATGAAACAATTATCCAAATCGCCCGCCAATCGCTTGCTCGCTTCCAGTCCAAGGCTAAATCCGAGTCCGAGCCTGAAGACCAAACGGAGAGCAAACCGAAACCTGAATCCGAGGAGGAGTCATGA
- a CDS encoding F0F1 ATP synthase subunit gamma, with amino-acid sequence MSETTASLRRKISGAKDLQSVVRTMKAVAASSIGQYENSVRALADYYRTVELGLGVCLRDSRPAPLIVGRKRQTVASSIGAVVFGSDQGLVGQFNDLVADFAIKALAPKPVIWAVGERVHARLEDAGLPPLGLFTVPNSVKGITPLVGQILMESEDRRNQGEISELYLFYNRPTSGPVYAPVSQRLLPLDATWRRNLADSPWPTKNLPEVINSGTEALRALIHEYLFVSLFRACAESLASENASRLAAMQRADKNIDELLEELNRTFHRLRQSGIDEELFDVISGFEALTAVEK; translated from the coding sequence ATGAGCGAGACTACGGCGAGTCTGCGGCGCAAGATCAGCGGAGCCAAAGATCTCCAATCCGTTGTCCGAACGATGAAGGCCGTGGCCGCCTCGAGCATCGGACAATACGAGAATTCGGTGCGTGCGCTGGCCGATTACTATCGCACGGTGGAGCTGGGGTTAGGCGTATGCCTGCGGGACAGCAGACCGGCGCCTTTAATTGTGGGCCGGAAAAGACAGACTGTTGCCAGTTCGATTGGCGCGGTCGTGTTCGGTTCAGACCAGGGACTGGTGGGCCAGTTTAACGATTTGGTGGCCGATTTTGCGATCAAGGCTCTGGCACCTAAACCCGTGATCTGGGCCGTTGGTGAACGCGTTCATGCGCGCCTGGAGGACGCAGGACTTCCTCCTTTAGGGCTTTTCACCGTGCCGAATTCCGTCAAGGGCATCACTCCGCTCGTCGGGCAGATTCTCATGGAGAGCGAGGATAGACGCAACCAGGGTGAAATTTCCGAACTTTACCTGTTCTACAACCGCCCCACGTCCGGGCCGGTTTATGCGCCCGTCAGTCAGCGACTGCTGCCGCTGGATGCAACCTGGCGACGCAACCTGGCCGACAGCCCCTGGCCGACAAAAAACTTGCCCGAGGTCATAAATAGCGGCACCGAGGCCTTACGAGCGCTTATACACGAATATCTTTTTGTTTCGCTTTTCCGGGCGTGCGCCGAATCCCTTGCGAGCGAAAACGCGAGCCGCCTGGCGGCAATGCAACGCGCCGACAAAAACATTGATGAATTGCTGGAGGAACTTAACCGAACATTCCATCGTTTGCGCCAAAGTGGCATTGACGAAGAACTGTTTGACGTCATCTCCGGTTTCGAAGCACTGACCGCGGTGGAAAAATAA
- a CDS encoding potassium transporter TrkG, with protein sequence MGKQANELSYAVRFRVIFKYFGQLSLVLAALSLVPLVMSVIFGDTHLSLRYGIVIGGLSASGFGLARLRAPSRLQVNEGMVLVALMFIFTSLVMSYPMMGLGMDFIDAFFEAVSGVTTTGLSTKTTLVGAPQTFLFARAWMQWYGGLGVIVFSLALVMQPGLVAKGLAATAAETDDLVGGTRAYARRALKVYGGLTVLGIIGSLAVGIGFLDAVLYTFAAISTGGFAPNDGSLSTLGRPSQLWITLLCLAGAIPLAFYYRLFKEKRRVAVDFLQLQAVIIASLVVSLAVGATMWLSAGMAWPQVLHHAPLLAISAQTTAGFSSMPCAQLDAGSKLILIFSMLVGGGAGSTAGGFKLLRLLVVVSVFRLILLRTGLSKHAVIEPRLAGRRLMDDEIHAALLLIVMFVAVVVLSWLPFVAMGYSPLDSLFEVVSATGTAGLSVGLTSTTLPALLKGILCVDMLMGRLEIIAWLVMFYPGTWFGRRMEGT encoded by the coding sequence ATGGGTAAACAAGCAAATGAGCTTAGCTACGCTGTCCGGTTTCGCGTGATCTTCAAGTATTTTGGTCAACTGAGCCTCGTGCTCGCCGCGCTGTCGCTTGTGCCGTTGGTGATGTCGGTGATTTTTGGTGACACACACCTCAGCCTTCGGTATGGCATTGTGATCGGCGGGCTCTCAGCCTCTGGGTTCGGCTTGGCGCGACTGCGCGCCCCTTCAAGGTTGCAGGTCAATGAAGGCATGGTGTTGGTTGCACTGATGTTTATTTTTACTTCGCTCGTGATGTCTTATCCGATGATGGGCTTGGGGATGGATTTCATAGATGCCTTTTTTGAGGCAGTCTCCGGCGTCACGACCACGGGTCTGAGCACGAAGACGACGCTTGTGGGCGCACCGCAGACGTTTCTTTTTGCCCGCGCCTGGATGCAGTGGTACGGTGGGCTGGGCGTTATCGTATTTTCACTGGCGCTTGTTATGCAACCGGGTCTGGTGGCCAAAGGTCTGGCTGCAACAGCAGCCGAAACCGATGATTTGGTCGGTGGCACACGGGCATACGCACGGCGAGCCCTGAAAGTCTATGGCGGTTTGACCGTCCTGGGTATCATCGGCTCCCTGGCGGTGGGAATCGGGTTTTTGGATGCGGTGCTGTATACATTTGCGGCGATCTCTACCGGGGGTTTTGCCCCGAATGACGGCAGCCTATCGACGCTCGGCAGGCCCTCACAGTTGTGGATTACGCTGCTCTGCCTCGCCGGTGCGATCCCGCTGGCGTTTTATTACCGATTGTTTAAGGAGAAGCGGCGCGTTGCAGTTGACTTTCTGCAACTCCAGGCCGTCATAATCGCTTCCCTGGTCGTTTCGCTGGCAGTGGGTGCCACCATGTGGCTGAGCGCCGGCATGGCTTGGCCGCAAGTGCTCCACCACGCACCCTTGCTCGCCATTTCCGCGCAGACAACTGCGGGGTTTTCCTCGATGCCGTGTGCACAACTTGATGCGGGCTCAAAGCTGATCCTGATTTTCTCGATGCTTGTGGGCGGAGGCGCAGGGTCGACCGCGGGCGGATTCAAACTGCTGCGGCTGTTGGTCGTGGTGAGTGTGTTTCGGTTGATCCTTCTTCGGACCGGCCTGTCGAAACACGCTGTCATCGAGCCCCGGTTGGCCGGCCGCCGACTGATGGATGACGAGATTCACGCGGCCCTTCTTCTCATCGTGATGTTCGTCGCCGTCGTCGTGCTCTCCTGGCTTCCCTTTGTTGCAATGGGATACAGCCCGCTCGACTCCTTGTTTGAAGTGGTTTCGGCCACGGGAACGGCGGGGCTTTCTGTGGGGCTGACGAGTACAACGTTGCCTGCACTGCTTAAGGGGATTTTGTGTGTTGACATGTTGATGGGAAGACTTGAAATCATCGCGTGGCTTGTGATGTTTTACCCTGGGACCTGGTTTGGCAGGAGAATGGAGGGAACATGA
- a CDS encoding NAD-binding protein, with translation MRTVFIGAGEVSIETAKALTTKGQEVIIIETDKARIDELSEEMDCSFLQGDGSRPDILREVNPEQTDFLFCLTDSDQANVIASLVGRSLGFKRVVTSIHDEQFEVICHELGLKDTIIPSRTISRYLADMIGGRENVELSTVLKNEARFFTFTAKEKDAVVVKELKLPAEARVVCYYREDKFAHADEETTLHTDDEIVILTHSKNLGELEKRWQPKQRDETLSDSAFSKKNK, from the coding sequence ATGAGAACTGTGTTTATTGGAGCCGGTGAAGTCAGCATTGAAACTGCTAAAGCACTCACCACTAAAGGCCAAGAAGTCATAATCATCGAGACCGACAAGGCCAGAATAGACGAATTGTCTGAAGAGATGGACTGCAGCTTTCTGCAAGGTGATGGCAGCCGGCCTGACATCCTGCGTGAAGTGAATCCCGAACAGACCGACTTCCTGTTCTGTTTGACCGATAGCGACCAGGCCAACGTCATTGCCAGCCTCGTGGGTCGATCCCTCGGATTCAAGCGAGTCGTGACGAGCATTCATGATGAGCAATTCGAGGTCATCTGCCACGAGTTGGGGTTGAAGGACACAATCATCCCATCCCGCACGATCAGCCGTTATCTGGCGGACATGATCGGCGGCAGGGAAAACGTCGAGTTGTCCACGGTTCTCAAAAACGAGGCCCGGTTTTTCACGTTTACCGCCAAGGAAAAAGATGCTGTCGTGGTCAAAGAGTTAAAGCTGCCCGCCGAAGCCCGCGTCGTTTGCTATTATCGGGAAGACAAGTTCGCCCATGCCGATGAGGAGACCACGCTGCACACAGACGACGAGATTGTGATTCTGACACACAGCAAAAACTTGGGTGAATTGGAAAAGCGCTGGCAGCCAAAACAACGGGATGAGACGCTGTCGGATTCGGCCTTCAGCAAGAAAAACAAGTAG